The genomic DNA TGCCGGCGATCAGGAAGAGCGGTTGATTGAGCCCGATCTCGAAATCGGCGAGCTTCATACCTTTTCCTCTTTCTTCTCTTCCGCGCCGGCCTGCAACTGATGCGCCGCATTGTGCTGCTGCGCGGCTTCGACGAACGACTTGAAGAGCGGATGCCCGTCACGCGGCGTGGACGTGAACTCCGGGTGGAACTGCACGCCGACGAACCACGGGTGCATATCGCGCGGCAACTCCATCATTTCCGGCAGATCTTCGCTCGGCGTACGCGCGCTGATAATCAGGCCGCCCGCTTCGAGTTGCGGCACGAAGCGGTTGTTGACTTCGTAGCGGTGACGATGCCGCTCGTTCACATCCTTGCCATAAATTTCGGACGCCATCGTGCCCGGCTTGATCGGGCAGCGCTGCGAACCGAGGCGCATCGTGCCGCCGAGATCCGATTCCTCGGTGCGCTTCTCGACCTTGCCTTCGCGGTCGTACCACTCGGTGATCAGCGCGACGACGCGATTCGGCGTAGACGCATCGAACTCGGTGCTGTTTGCATCCTTGAGACCGACGACGTCACGCGCGAATTCGATCACGGCCAGTTGCATGCCGAGGCAGATGCCGAGATACGGCACCTTCGCTTCGCGCGCATAGCGGATCGCGGCGATCTTGCCCTCGGTGCCGCGCCGGCCGAAGCCGCCCGGTACGAGCACGCCGTCCAGATGCTTGAGGCTGTCGACACCGTTCGCTTCGATCTCTTCGGAATCGATGTATTCGATGTTGACCTTCGCCGACGTGTGAATCGATGCGTGGCGCAGTGCTTCGATCAGTGACTTGTACGACTCGGTCAGCTCGACGTACTTGCCGACCATGCCGATCGTCACTTCGTGCTTCGGGTGCTCGAGCTTGTCGACGAGTTGCGCCCACATCGACAGATCGGCCGGTTGCGGCGTGAGCTTCAGTTCTTCGCAGATCAGGCCGTCGAGCCCCTGGTCGTTCAGCATCTGCGGAATCTTGTAGATGCTGTCGACGTCCCACACCGAGATCACGGCGTCTTCGGGCACGTTGGAGAACATCGAGATCTTCGCGCGCTCGTCGTCGGGAATGCGGCGGTCCGCGCGGCACAGCAGCACGTTCGGATAGATACCGATTTCGCGCAGCTTCTGCACGCTGTGCTGCGTGGGCTTGGTTTTCAGTTCGCCCGCGGTGGCGATGAACGGCACGAGCGTGAGGTGCACGAAGCACGCGCTATTGCGACCGAGGCGCAGACTCATCTGACGCGCGGCCTCGAGGAACGGCAGCGATTCGATGTCACCGACGGTGCCGCCGATTTCGACGATCGCGACATCGGGCTCACCGCATGTCGCCGATGCGGCGCCGCGTTCGATGAATGCCTGGATCTCGTTTGTGATGTGCGGAATGACCTGCACGGTCTTACCGAGATAATCGCCGCGGCGTTCCTTGCGGATAACCGATTCGTAGATCTGGCCGGTGGTGAAGTTATTGGCCTTGCGCATCTTCGTGCTGATGAAGCGCTCGTAGTGGCCGAGGTCGAGATCCGTCTCCGCACCGTCTTCCGTCACGAACACTTCGCCGTGTTGAAACGGGCTCATCGTGCCAGGGTCGACGTTGATGTAGGGATCGAGTTTGAGGAGGGTGACTTTGAGACCGCGCGATTCGAGGATCGCGGCGAGGGAGGCGGCGGCAATACCCTTGCCGAGGGAAGACACTACGCCGCCGGTGACGAAAACATATTTGGTCATCGCTGGATGCTCGCGGGAAAAACGGATTATACCTGAAAGCAGGGTCCCGACCCAGCAATAAAAGCTCGATCCGGGGCGTTTTTACGGGTGCTTTAGCGCTTGCTTCGGTCCCATGCAAAGACAATGACAGCGTGGTTTCGTTCGTCGCCAGATTACCCGTTCGCGTTCCGCTCAGGCGTCCGCTCATGCACCCGCTCATGCACCGCCAGTTCGCGCAGCATTCGCTCCACTGCGCGCGCCGTTTCGATCGGCTTTTCCATCGGAAACAGATGACTGCCGTCGATCCATTCGAGATGGTCGCCCGTCGCTCGCCGTGTCGCCGCAAGCCCTACCTGGCGGATCTCCTTCGACCGCGTGCCGGCGATAAAACCGACCGGCACCGGTGCGCCGTGTACGAGGCGCGAGCCGAGCGTATGCGGCAGCGTCCGGTAGATCAGGTATTCGATGCGGCGATCGAACGCGAGCGTGCGCGCCCCGTCGGCCGCCGCCTGCGGCATGCCGAAGTCGATGTAGTCCGACAGCACGCGTTCGTCCCAGCGCGCGAAGGCGGCCTTCGCATGGAAGTGCCGCCACGCGTCGTCGCGGCTTGCCCAGTGCGTGCGGCGCGTGCGCGTCGCGGCCGCGGGCGACAGGCGCTCGTCGAGTCCCGTCCACTGCGATACGCGCAGCATGCCGCTGCGCCAGCCGGCGATCACGGGCGAATCGAGCATCACGACGCCGCGCACCCACTGCGGTTTTCTCAGCGCCGCCATCAGCGACAGATAGCCGCCTAGCGAATGCCCGACCAGCCAGACCGGCTGCTCGTACGTGCGCCCGACGTCGTCGAGCAGTTGTTCGACGAGATGCGGCCAGTCGCGCGTGACCGGATAGCGCGGATCGTGGCCAATGCGTTCGATGTAGCGCAGCTCGTACGCGTCGCCGAGTTCGGCGAAAAGCGTGCGATAGATCGACGCGGGAAAGCCGTTCGCATGCGAAAAGTGGATGACCTGTTTCAAGCGCTGCTGTCTCCGTTTTTTGTGATGAGGTCTGCTTCGCTTGCTTGTTGCGTGTGTGTCGCTTGTTGCCTGTCGCCTGTTGCTTGCGTGCGGATGTTGTGCACACGAACCCATCGAAGCCGATGGTTCGCGCCGGGTCGTCTCACCCAGTCGTGACGCTGATTCGTGTTAATCCATCCAGTATCGATGATGCGTCTGTCGATACCGCTCGAGCGTCAGTACGACTTGCTGTGTGCCGGGCGCGCTGGCATTCGCTTCAACGCGCACTGCTCCGTCGTCGTCACTGCGCGGCAGCTCGATATGCCGTGCGACATATCGCGAAAAAACACCGGGATGCGGGTGATGAAACCGATTTCTGTAGCCTACCTGAAATATCGCGATGAGCGGCTCGATCGAGTCGAGGAAAGGCTCAGTCGACGAGGTCTTGCTGCCGTGATGAGGCACCAGCAGAATCTGCGCGCGTAGCGCATTGCGATCGCGCGCGAGCAGAGTGCGTTCGACAGCCGCTTCGATGTCTGCTGCAAGCAGTGCGGCAACGTGCGGACTGGCGTTGGCGTTGGCGTTGGCGTTGGCACTGGCACTGGAGTTGGCGTCGGTCCGCGCCGCGACATCCAGGGCTTGTCCCTTTGCATGCGTGCTCGTACTTACACTCACGCGCAGTACGCAGCAATGAGCATTGGGCTTGCCACGTAGCGAACCCGCGTCCGGCCACAGCATCGCAAAGTCCACGCCGTCCCATTGCCAATGCTGTCCGGCCGCGCACGGCACCGTCTCCGCACCGGCAGTCCGCGCGCTCTGCCAAAGCCCGTGATTGGGCGGCAACGCTGCCAGCAACTGGCGCACCTCGACACCCGCGAGCACCGCCGCGGCGCCGCCCGAGTGATCGGAATCCGCGTGGCTAACCACGAGCGTATCGAGCGTCTGTACGCCCGCAGCCTGCAGATACGGCACAACCACGCGTTCGCCCGCATGCGTCGACTCGGGCCCCGGTCCTGCATCGAACAGCAGTGCGTGATGCGCCGTCTCGACGACGATTGCCGAGCCCTGGCCGATATCGAGCGCGGTCAGCTGGAACGTGCCGTGCGGCGGCCCCGACGGCGGCGGCACCAGCAGCGGCAACCACGCAATCGGCGCGGCCCAGCGCAGCGGCCAACCGCGCGGCGCGAGACACCAGGCGACGCCCGCCGCTGCGGCGGCGAGCGCCCATGCATCCGGCTGCGGCAGCCGCCAGAGCGTCCAAGCGGGCCCCGATACGAGATGCAAGCCCGCAGCCAGCACATCGAGCAGCCGGTGCGCGCCATGGAATGCGACTGCATCGAGCGGAGCCGGCAAGGCGACGCCCGCGAGCACGAGCGGCGTGACCAGCACGCTGACCCATGGAATCGCAAACGCATTCGCAAAAGGCCCGATCAGCGGAATTTGCGCGAACCAGTAGGCCGTGAGCGGAGCGAGCGCAACCGTGACCGCGAACTGCACACGCGCGCCGCTTCGCATGCGCGCGGCGAAGCGGCGCATCAGCGCGCGGCTCCGTACACGGAATGTGGAAGCGATGCCGATTGGGCGCGCGTTGAGCATTTTGCGGACGACGTGTTCATGCGTATCGCCTGGGCTTCGCGCTTCAACCGGCGGGTTCGAGTCGGTCGGGTTGCGGGCAACGGGGGCATTACGTTCTCGCGCCTCACGTTCTCGCCCGTCACGTTCGCGTGCGTCACCTGCGGCGGAGCCTTCCGCTAGTGCGTCTACGTTAATCAGATCTTCATCATCGAGGCCGCCATGCGCATGCCGTCGATCGTCGTCGGTGCGCACCGCGGCGCGGCCCGACATCGCGAACAGGATCGCCGCTACTGCGCAGAACGACAGCCAGAATCCGGCCGCGAGCACAGCCCACGGGTCGACCAGCAGCACGAGCCCGAGCGCCCACGCCAACACGACGGACGGCGCGACCGTACGGCCGCTGACGAACGCAAGCGCGACGACCGTGAGCATCCAGAGCGCCCGCTGCGCCGGCACGTTGAACCCGGCCAGTGCCGCGTGAAACGCGGCGAATAACGCGCCGCACGGAACCGCAACCTTCTGAGCCGGCAGCACGAGCGGCCAGGCGACGCCGAACCGCGCGCCGATCAGTCCCGAGCGCCGCCAGATCGCACCGGCGAGCCACGCGGCAAGCCCCGCGACGAAGCCGATGTGCAGTCCTGAAATCGCCACGAGGTGACTCGTGCCGGTCGCCCGCATCAGTTGCCAGTCAGCGGCGCTGACAGCATCCTGCGCGCCGATCGCGAGCGCGACGACGATGCCGCGATGCGGCGCGTCCGCGAGCACGCTATCGATACGCGCGCGCAGCATCGCGCGCCAGCGGTCCACGGTCACGCCGACGCCGCGCGCGTCGCCCGGCAGGCGCTGCGCCGCGGCGGGGCGCGTGACGTAGCCGGTCGCGCGGATATTGCGAGCGAAGAGTGTCGCCTCCGAGTCGCGCACGCCAAAGTTCGCGTTGCCATGCGCGCGTTTAAGGCGTACGAACAGATGCCAGCGCGCGCCTGGCGTCAAACCTTGCGGCAGCGGCGCATCCTGAGCGATCCACGACAGCTGTAACTTGCGAGGAAAGTTCGCGACCGGCGTGTCGGTCGACTCGACGTTGAACAGAAAGCGCAAACCTGCGTCCTGGCTACCGTCCGCGCCTTGAGGCACTGCTTCCGCCGAGCCGCTATTCGGCCCGCTATTCGGCCCGCTACTCGTCGCGTTACTCGCGCCAGCGGCTTCGCGATTGCGCGCACCGGCGTCCGGCCCGCGCCCGCCCGCATCGTCGCGTGCACCTTTATTAACGACATGGCTCGCGCGATTGCTCATGCTGTTGGTCAGCGAAATCGGCAGTCCTTCGATATACCCACGCACTTCGATATCGCGCCCTTCCGATTCGACGGGCAGCGCATACGCGAGCCGGGCTTGCGCGCGCCACGCCGCATAGCCGAAGCCGATGCATACGGCCGCAAGCCACACCGCGCACCACCCTGCCCGCCGGCACACCGCGCTGCCGCTGCCGCTGCCGCTGCCACGATTACGCAGCCCCCATAGCGCGACTCCAATCGCCCCGCACGTCACGACACCGAGCACCGCCGCGCCGAACCCTCCCGGCAGCGCCGCCTGCTGCTGCAACAACACGACACCTAACGCAAATCCGCACCACACCGCGCGCATATCCCCTCCGCCGCCACCGAATGGCGCGCGCAGGGCAAGCGCGATAAAGCCGCATCAGCACACGCGGCCGCCGGCACCCAGCGCCCGCCGCGCATCACCGCCGGTGATTATGCAGAGGAAAGTGCGAGCCGCGGCAACGCGGCGTGCGCGTTGGCCGTTGTGCATAGCGCAAGCTCGTGTTCGTCGATGTTGCGCTGTTGCGCAAGGCTCGCGCCAATCGCCGGAATCTGGTCCGGCGTATTGCGCTGCCGATAGAGCCATGCAGGAGGAATATCGGGCGCATCGGTTTCGACGACGATCGCATCGAGCGGCAATTGCGCCGCGAGACGCCGGATCTGCAGCGCGCGCTCGAACGTCAGATTGCCGCCGAAGCCCAGGTGCATGCCGTGATCGATAAAGGCTTGCG from Paraburkholderia edwinii includes the following:
- a CDS encoding ComEC/Rec2 family competence protein, which translates into the protein MRAVWCGFALGVVLLQQQAALPGGFGAAVLGVVTCGAIGVALWGLRNRGSGSGSGSAVCRRAGWCAVWLAAVCIGFGYAAWRAQARLAYALPVESEGRDIEVRGYIEGLPISLTNSMSNRASHVVNKGARDDAGGRGPDAGARNREAAGASNATSSGPNSGPNSGSAEAVPQGADGSQDAGLRFLFNVESTDTPVANFPRKLQLSWIAQDAPLPQGLTPGARWHLFVRLKRAHGNANFGVRDSEATLFARNIRATGYVTRPAAAQRLPGDARGVGVTVDRWRAMLRARIDSVLADAPHRGIVVALAIGAQDAVSAADWQLMRATGTSHLVAISGLHIGFVAGLAAWLAGAIWRRSGLIGARFGVAWPLVLPAQKVAVPCGALFAAFHAALAGFNVPAQRALWMLTVVALAFVSGRTVAPSVVLAWALGLVLLVDPWAVLAAGFWLSFCAVAAILFAMSGRAAVRTDDDRRHAHGGLDDEDLINVDALAEGSAAGDARERDGREREARERNAPVARNPTDSNPPVEARSPGDTHEHVVRKMLNARPIGIASTFRVRSRALMRRFAARMRSGARVQFAVTVALAPLTAYWFAQIPLIGPFANAFAIPWVSVLVTPLVLAGVALPAPLDAVAFHGAHRLLDVLAAGLHLVSGPAWTLWRLPQPDAWALAAAAAGVAWCLAPRGWPLRWAAPIAWLPLLVPPPSGPPHGTFQLTALDIGQGSAIVVETAHHALLFDAGPGPESTHAGERVVVPYLQAAGVQTLDTLVVSHADSDHSGGAAAVLAGVEVRQLLAALPPNHGLWQSARTAGAETVPCAAGQHWQWDGVDFAMLWPDAGSLRGKPNAHCCVLRVSVSTSTHAKGQALDVAARTDANSSASANANANANASPHVAALLAADIEAAVERTLLARDRNALRAQILLVPHHGSKTSSTEPFLDSIEPLIAIFQVGYRNRFHHPHPGVFSRYVARHIELPRSDDDGAVRVEANASAPGTQQVVLTLERYRQTHHRYWMD
- a CDS encoding CTP synthase, translating into MTKYVFVTGGVVSSLGKGIAAASLAAILESRGLKVTLLKLDPYINVDPGTMSPFQHGEVFVTEDGAETDLDLGHYERFISTKMRKANNFTTGQIYESVIRKERRGDYLGKTVQVIPHITNEIQAFIERGAASATCGEPDVAIVEIGGTVGDIESLPFLEAARQMSLRLGRNSACFVHLTLVPFIATAGELKTKPTQHSVQKLREIGIYPNVLLCRADRRIPDDERAKISMFSNVPEDAVISVWDVDSIYKIPQMLNDQGLDGLICEELKLTPQPADLSMWAQLVDKLEHPKHEVTIGMVGKYVELTESYKSLIEALRHASIHTSAKVNIEYIDSEEIEANGVDSLKHLDGVLVPGGFGRRGTEGKIAAIRYAREAKVPYLGICLGMQLAVIEFARDVVGLKDANSTEFDASTPNRVVALITEWYDREGKVEKRTEESDLGGTMRLGSQRCPIKPGTMASEIYGKDVNERHRHRYEVNNRFVPQLEAGGLIISARTPSEDLPEMMELPRDMHPWFVGVQFHPEFTSTPRDGHPLFKSFVEAAQQHNAAHQLQAGAEEKKEEKV
- a CDS encoding alpha/beta fold hydrolase, which encodes MKQVIHFSHANGFPASIYRTLFAELGDAYELRYIERIGHDPRYPVTRDWPHLVEQLLDDVGRTYEQPVWLVGHSLGGYLSLMAALRKPQWVRGVVMLDSPVIAGWRSGMLRVSQWTGLDERLSPAAATRTRRTHWASRDDAWRHFHAKAAFARWDERVLSDYIDFGMPQAAADGARTLAFDRRIEYLIYRTLPHTLGSRLVHGAPVPVGFIAGTRSKEIRQVGLAATRRATGDHLEWIDGSHLFPMEKPIETARAVERMLRELAVHERVHERTPERNANG